TTTCTGATAGAGCATCACACAGAGGACACAGAGGACACAGAGAAACTTCAATCGCGTCTTCAGTTCCTCCGTGTTCTCTGTGTCCTCTGTGTGATTCCAATCTGTTCGGAACCAGAACAATGCTCGGCAATCTGGTATGAAACCGAACAAAGTGAACGGCAAACCCCCCTCCACTCCGGAAACTGGAGCGGCGAGGGTTCCAACGGTTTACCGCGAAGGGACGAGGAAGAGAGAAGGGAGGGAAACTACGTCATCCGCCAGGCGTCCTCCACGTGCTCGATGACGGGCTCGCCGCCGGCGCGCACCAGCACCGAGACGGCGTCGAACCGGTAGACGTCGCCGTCCTTCCCGTGGCGCTCCACCCAGGCGGCGGCTACCTGCTGGACCTCGCGGCGCTTCTTCGCGGTGATCGACTCCAGCGGGTGGCCGTAGCCGAGGCCGGCGCGCGTCTTCACCTCCACGAACGCCACGACCTCGCCGCGGCGCGCGACGAGGTCGACCTCCCGGTGGCCCAGGCGGAAGTTGCGGTGCAGGATCGTCCAGCCGCCGCGCGCCAGGTAGTCGGCCGCGAGCTGCTCGCCCCGGTCGCCCAGCGGCTTGTTGGTGGTCCCCGCGCGGCGAAGCTCCGTCACACCACCGCCCGCACCGGCCGCCCGGTGAGCGACGGCGACAGCTCGCGCCCGATCGCCTCGGCGATCACCGCGATCTGCTCCATCAGCTCCTCGAACTGCCCCGGGAAGAGCGACTGGGCGCCGTCGGAGAGCGCGCGCTCGGGGTCGGGGTGCACCTCGATCATCAGCCCGTCGGCCCCGGCGGCCACCGCCGCGCGCGCCATGGGGATCACCTTGGCGCGCAGGCCCGTGCCGTGGCTCGGGTCGGCGATGATCGGCAGGTGCGAGAGCGACTTGACCACGGGGATGGCGGTGAGGTCCAGCAGGTTGCGCGTGTGCGTGTCGAAGCCGCGCACCCCGCGCTCGCAGAGGATCACCTTCCCGTTCCCTTCCGCCAGGATGTACTCGGCGCTCAGGAGCAGGTCCTTCACCGTGGCGGCCATCCCGCGCTTGAGCAGGATCGGCTTCCCCGTGCGGCCCGCGCGGCGCAGGAGCGAGAAGTTCTGCATGTTGCGCGCGCCGATCTGGATGATGTCGGCGTACTTCGCCACCAGCGCCAGGCTCTCCTCGTCCAGCGCCTCGGTGACCACGGCCAGGCCCGTCTCCTCGCGCGCCCTGGCCAGCAGCTTGAGCCCGGCCTCGCCCATCCCCTGGAACGAGTACGGCGAGGTGCGGGGCTTGAAGGCGCCGCCGCGCAGGATGGTGGCGCCCGCCTCGCGCAGCCGGTGCGCGATGCCCACGATCTGCTCCTCGGACTCCACCGAGCAGGGCCCCGCCATCACCGCCACCTGCTCGCTGCCGATGCGGGTGCCGTTGTCCAGCTCGATGATGGTGGGCTCGTCGCGCCACTCGCGCGAGACCTGCTTGTACGGCTGCGTGACGTGGATGATCTCCAGCACGCCGGGGAGCGCCTCGATGCGGTCGGCGTTCACCTTGCCGTCGTTGCCCACCAGGCCCACGGCGGTGCGCTGCTTCCCCGGCATCGGCCGGGCCTCGTATCCCATTTCGGTAATCACGTT
This sequence is a window from Longimicrobium sp.. Protein-coding genes within it:
- a CDS encoding YraN family protein, producing MTELRRAGTTNKPLGDRGEQLAADYLARGGWTILHRNFRLGHREVDLVARRGEVVAFVEVKTRAGLGYGHPLESITAKKRREVQQVAAAWVERHGKDGDVYRFDAVSVLVRAGGEPVIEHVEDAWRMT
- the aroF gene encoding 3-deoxy-7-phosphoheptulonate synthase; the protein is MLVVMRHDATPEQVQAVVNVITEMGYEARPMPGKQRTAVGLVGNDGKVNADRIEALPGVLEIIHVTQPYKQVSREWRDEPTIIELDNGTRIGSEQVAVMAGPCSVESEEQIVGIAHRLREAGATILRGGAFKPRTSPYSFQGMGEAGLKLLARAREETGLAVVTEALDEESLALVAKYADIIQIGARNMQNFSLLRRAGRTGKPILLKRGMAATVKDLLLSAEYILAEGNGKVILCERGVRGFDTHTRNLLDLTAIPVVKSLSHLPIIADPSHGTGLRAKVIPMARAAVAAGADGLMIEVHPDPERALSDGAQSLFPGQFEELMEQIAVIAEAIGRELSPSLTGRPVRAVV